ATCGAGATCGCAGGCTTGTCCGGGGGACAGCATGAAGCCGGTCGGATTACCCAAAGCATCAACCGTCGCATTGATCTTGGTACTCAATCCGCCTTTGCTGCGACCGATGGCTTCGTCTTCGCCGACTTTTTTTGGGCGCCGGCTGAGTGCTGATGGGCGCGCACGATGGTCGAATCGATCATCGCATATTCGTTGTCGGCATCTGCGGCCAGATGCTTGAAGACCCGCTCCCAGACACCAGCCTTGGCCCAGCGGGTAAAGCGCGTATGAACCGCCTTCCAGTCTCCGAAGCGCTCGGGC
This Candidatus Saccharimonadia bacterium DNA region includes the following protein-coding sequences:
- a CDS encoding IS5 family transposase; the encoded protein is MRRYGLHDDEWDRIKDLLPGREGDVGVTAKDNRLFVEAVLYRYRTGMPWRDLPERFGDWKAVHTRFTRWAKAGVWERVFKHLAADADNEYAMIDSTIVRAHQHSAGAQKKSAKTKPSVAAKAD